AAAAGCGGGTTAGCAAAAGCGTCACCGGTCGCAGTCCAGTCTTTTAATGTTCCGGTTTCAAAATTCAGGTTCAATGGCTGACCATCTTTCATGGGCAGCTGCCCCGCAACAGTAGCATCAGAAATGACGCCCTCCACGACTTCAAATGTTCCCACCATACCCGCCGCGCGGTGCCCGGGAACAGAACAAAAATAAGTATCAGTCTGCCGCGCCTTGAAAATTAGACTGGTGCTTGAACCCTTTTCGAGGATCACTTTGCTTTTAATACCCAGCTTTTCAAGGGCGATGTCGTGGGTCATGAGTTCACCATTGGTGATGGTGATACGTACTCTATCGCCTTGGTTGGCCTTTAAAGTAGGATTTCGTGCGCCGTCTTTTCCAAAAAACCCAAGCATTGTCGCTTCCAATGCATAATCACGATCGTATTTGGCGGTGTCTTTGGCCGACGCGGTTTTTGATTGCGCCATACCGGAAGTTGCAGCTATCGAAAGAATGACAAAATGCAGTATTAAGAAGCGTATTTGATACATGGCATGGGTGGTTAATTTCAGCGATAATTTCCCATAAAAGTCCGGGCTTCCACCAGTCCTACTATAAATGCAGAATCATATTGGTAAAATTACAAATACAGTACAGTAGAGTTAACTAAGGTTTAGTTTACTTGCTCTGTGAGCGCACCGGTTCGTCCCGCATTCTGATTTTGACAATTCTGGTGATCAGGTCCAGCGGCATGGGTTTGTCGAGCGGAAAATGTACGGATCCTTTGGTACCCTTGTATTTTGAAAGTTCTTCTCCCAGCTCTTCCAGCAGCGCCCCCGAAACCGGATATAATGCAACGTGCTTTTTCCATCCCGCGAAGTAAATCAGGTAGGAGCCGCCCAGCGTGAATGTGGGCATATCATAAGAAATGATTTCCTCCGCCTCCGGCGCCGCTTTCTGAATGGTTTTTCTGATCTCTTCCAGTACTGGCTGGGTTTCTTTCGGAAAACCTGCGATGTATTCGTCGATCGTTTGGGGTTTGTTTGCTGACATAGTAATTGATATTTAGCCTTTTACACAAAGAAATCACGGCGGACAATTTAATGTCATCCACGCAAAAAATATGCACAATACTCAATGGTCTGAAAACGGCGGCAAGCACCGGATTAGATTTGATGCATCATTTACAACACGTATTCGCTATGAAATATTTGTTTCTACTCACTTACCTCGTCGCTTTCCTGTCGAAGTTTACGGTAATGGCGCAGGCTCCCAATAAAATCAATTACCAGGCCGCAGCAAGGGATGCTTCCGGTACACCATTGGTCAACAGGGACATTAAACTACGGCTAAGCATTCGTCAGGACGCTCCCGATGGACCTGTACAATACACAGAAACCAGAAGTGTCACAACCAATTCACTAGGACTTTTTAGTGTAGCCATCGGTGGAGACGGCGCTTCCGACGTATCGGGTTCAGTGGCTTCTACCTCATGGAACAGCGGCGATAAATTTTTGAAAGTTGAAATCGACCCGAATGGTGGCAGCTCATTTACCGATATGGGTTTCAGCCAGTTGCTGAGCGTACCATTTGCACTCAGCAGTGCCGACAATCAATGGCAGGCCAACGGTTCCAACATCAGCAATAAAAACGCTGGTAATGTAGGCATCGGCACAAATGTACCCGATCCAAGTGCGATCCTGGACCTTAAAAGTGATTCGAAAGGATTGCTGCTTCCGAGAATGTCGGCAGGACAAAGAACTTCTCTTTCTCAGCCTGCAACGGGTCTGCTTGTGTACCAGACAGAGGCTCCTGAGGGTTTTTATTACAATAAAGGTACGCCAGCTGCGCCAGACTGGATTTTATTGGGAGGAACTGGTCCGCAAGGAATGCCTGGTAGCCCTGGAATTATTCAAAGCTACACCAATGCCGGAACTGCGGCTTACCCGTCCAGCATATCCGACTTTATTAGTGCACCATTGGAAATCACTATTCAGGAAGGACAGACGGTCTTTTTGGTTTCCAGCAGGGCAATGGGCGGATACTTCGCGGCCAACGAACTCGGAATTTATCCAGCTTATCAGAATGTAGCTCCTGGAAGTCCTATCCAAAAACTGAATCTGGGGATGTACGGACTGCAGGTCCCCGCCAATACGAGAATCACTTTCTCTGTAAATGGTGTATTTAAAAACCTTCCCGCCGGCACTTATCGTTTTGGAATGGCAGGCATTACGACCAGCTCCAACTGGATCAATGCAGAATGGAGTTACAGCAGCGCATTGGTTTTCTAGGAGGTTCAAATCTTAACATTCTACAAAATGAAAAAACTTCTCCTCGTCTTACCTTTTTTGCTGGTGAGCGCCACTATACATGCACAAAGCATTGGCCCACAAACAATTAATACAACCGGTGGCAAGGCTAATGTCGGTACGCTATACCTGGACTGGAGTGTCGGGGAGATAGCAGTGACAACCATTGGATCTTCTGAAATACAGCTTTCTCAAGGTCTGCTGCAACCCGATGCGGCGTATCCATTCCCTGTGACGCTGATCTATTTTACGGGAAAAGCTGTCGGCCAGCAGAATGAGTTAAGCTGGGCAACTTCGGAGGAAACCAATAATGATTACTTTGAAGTGGAACGTTCATCGAACGGGATCAATTTTGCAACGCTCGGCCGGGTCAGTGGAGCGGGTAACCACAATGTCAGAAAAACATATAGCATGACCGACCCTTCCCCCTATCCACACACTTATTATCGTCTCAAACAGGTTGACTATGATGGTACGACTAGTTATTCATCTATTATTTACGTTAAACAGGCTGCTGCTCAGAGGTTTTCATTGTATCCCAATCCAACAGGTGGTACGCTCAATCTGGCAATTAAAGAGGGCGCTACGTCGCTACATATTGTCATTTACGACTTTAATGGTAGGGAAATGTTACAAAAAACATATTTCCCCGCAAGTGTAATGTCCATCGACATTCACCATTTAATCAAAGGTAAATACATCATGAAAGTAGAGCGTGGCCCGGAAGAAGTCTGGTCTGCACCGTTCCTGAAATTGTAACCGACCCACATTCTCCTTTCAGACCTGGTCAATATTGATCGTCAGCGTTCTGCGAAATGCATGTCCTCCGATGTTTTGCAACGGCGGTACGGAATGGAGCGAGTTGAAGGTTTTCAGAAATAGAATGCATTGATTGGGAACGTATTCGACTGTTTTGATCAGATCACATTCTTCAAAATCAAAGTAATTATTGTAGAAATTGTAGTTCTTCCGAATGTCTTTCGGTTTTAATATGTCGGTACCTCCCTTCCACGCCGGGTCCCACTCTCCTTCTCTCAAAATCGATATCACCAGCGTGATCACTTTTTGAGGCGCATCCGTATGCGGGCGTACATTTCCGCCATCGGAAGGTAATGCGGAAAATTCAAAACGTGCCCGTAATCCCTTCCTTCTCATCAGCAGATTCCGCTTCTTTTCCAGCCAGTCGAGTAAGCTACTATTGAGAGGTGAAGGTGAGGACAAAATATTGGCACCGGAAAGCCGCAGCTGAATGTAGTTCTGCTCGAAGCAGTTGAGCACGTCATGAATAAACTCCGGGCTTTTGATATAATGATAAAATTCCAGGTAAACGGGTGTCTGCCTGACGAACTCGTGATAAGCTCCCTGGTTGTACAACTCAGAAAGCGCCCTTTTGTTCGACATTGAGTCAAAGAAATTACCAAAAACTTCAACGGACGGAAAACTGTCAACCATTCTTTTATAATGCGCTTCTTCAATAAACTGACCCGCAACACCCAACGGAAACGGTTCATATTCAAACACGAAGTTCTGGTAATTCAAGAATTTCATAAAGAGGAGTTTAAGAGGATAATACAAAAAGAAGGACTCGACGTCAATCTAATTGATAGTCAGCGAAATGCCCATTCAACCGTCTCACTGGTCTGCTACCTGCCGGAGCGAGCAATATTACACGGGAAGGCCATCAGCTTGACAGCACTGAAATGCCCTGGAAACGTACCGCCGAGTTCTGAGATGTTGAATTGATCGCCGTAAGGAAGTTTTTAATGGGGTTACCCGAAAAAGGAAAATTGGGAGACACGTTACTGACGATCAGTTCCAATTATAAATAATAGGTGTTTCATATTCCGGTATAATGCATTGTGAGTTAATATTGCGGGGATACTATCATCAAAATTCGTTTATGCACAGAACTAAACTTTTTTCTTGCCTGCTGATTGCATCGATAACTGTTTCCGGTCTGTTGGCCTGGAAGAGCCGTGATATTCAAAGAGAAAATCGCGCTGAACCCAAACGCCCCAATATCATCGTGATCCTGGCCGACGACATGGGCTACTCTGACCTGGGTTGCTATGGTGGCGAGATCAAAACGCCGAATATTGATTATCTGGCTCAAAATGGCCTTCGGTACAGGCAGTTTTACAATACATCACGGTGCTGCCCTACCCGCGCATCTTTGCTGACTGGCCTGTACAACCAGCAAGCAGGCATTGGAAAAATGACCGAGGCAGAAAACCAACCGGGTTACCAGGGACATTTGACTGAAAATACGGTGACATTGGCAGAGGTTTTGAAAACAGCAGGTTACCAAACGGCCATGACCGGCAAATGGCACGTATCGAATACATTTACCCAGAAAGACCCACAGGAACAACTGGCCTGGCTCAACCATCATAAGGATTTTGGACCATTTTCGCCAATAAACCAGTATCCCACCAGCCGGGGGTTTGATAAGTTTTTCGGAACGATATGGGGTGTTGTAGACTTTTTTGATCCATTCAGTTTGGTCAACGGAACAGAGCCAGTGAAAACGGTACCAGCTGACTACTACCATTCCGACGCGATCAATGACACGACGGTTTCATACATCAAAGAATTTTCAAAGTCGAACAAGCCGTTCTTCATTTATGTTGCTCAAAATGCCCCACACTGGCCGCTGATGGCCAAACCAAAAGATATTGAGAAATACAAGGACACCTACAAAGTTGGCTGGGATGTGATCCGGCAAGCACGCTACAAAAAAATGGTACAGCTTGGACTGATCGATCCGGCGAAGACTAAATTGTCGGATAATGCAAAGGGCGCTATCAAATGGGAAGACAATCCGACCAAAGAATGGGACGCTGCGGCGATGGCTGTACATGCAGCCATGATCGACAACATGGACCAGGGTATCGGACGCGTGATCAACACATTGAAACAAACCGGTGAGCTGGACAACACACTCATTCTTTTCCTGACAGACAATGGCGCAAGTCCAGAAAATTGTGCGAATTACGGTCCCGGTTTTGATCGTCCAAACGAAACACGGGATGGCAGGAAGATCGTTTACGCAATACAAAAACAGGTTATGCCGGGTCCACAGACATCTTATGCGTCCATTGGCCAGCGCTGGGCGGGTGTGGCCAACACGCCATTCCGTTACTGGAAAGCGGAATCGTTTGAAGGCGGCATTAATTCCCCGCTGATTGCTTTCTGGCCCAAAGGCATTACTGCAGAAAAAGGCAGTTACAGCGACCAGCCAGGACACGTAATGGATCTCATGCGTACTTTTTGTGAAATCGGCGGTGCTGCTTATCCGTCTACTTTCCAAGGAAAACAGATCACGCCAACAATGGGAACAAGCCTGGTCCCTTCATTTAATGGCAAAAAAGGCGGTGGTCACAAAGAATTGTTCAATGAACATTTTGGTGCCAGGTATGCAAGAAGTGGCAACTGGAAACTCGTTTCGCCCGCTGCGGATTCCACATGGCACCTGTACGACCTTGCCGTCGACCGGACTGAGACAAACGACCTTGCTGCCAAACATCCGGAGAAGGTAAAGCAACTGTCTGCATTATGGCAAAACTGGGCAGTAACGCACCAGGTATTTCCAAAGCCGCAGAGGCAGGCGCTCAAGTGATACTGAAAACGAGTTAATCATTATCAACGGTGATTACCATAAAGTCGCCCATTTTAACTTTTTCGTAATCGACCGGAAAACAAAATCCACTACGAAGCTGGATTTGCCTCTGGAGAAAGGCCCGGCAAGGAAATGTGTAATCCACGAAAAGGGCCTCGTTATATTACAACCAGCTCCGATCGGGCAGGAAACTTTGTATGGGTTTACAATAATAAAGATGACAAACTAGAAAAATGGCTGCAATTCACTGGAAACGTCGACTACATCCTGCGAATTGATCGACTGCGCTAAGTTAGGCTTCTAGTCTTTCAACTTCGTCTACAGAAAGTTCCAGAAGTTCTGCAATCAGGGAATTACTCAGCCCTTTCTTTTTCATACTGCGGGCAACTGTCATTTTTTCTTCCAATTTACCCTCAGCGATTCCTTGCTCGATTCCCTTTTCCATTCCCTCCTGCACGCCTTTCTCAAAACCCTCTTTCTGGATATAATCCAACGAGTTAGCCCAATCCCATTTATATTTCAAACTTGCGTCGTATGCCATTTTTTCTGCTTTGTTTAGCTTACAAACTTCTGCGATATTAAACAATTTACTAAAAACAGGCTTTCTCAAAAATACAGGAATTTTATCCAATTTGCTCAGGTTTTTTAACAAAAAGAACCAATTGTCCAGTTCCGTAACGAGCTCTGACTCAGTTTTGCTAAACTTGGGCATCTCAATAAAGGTGTATCCCAGCTTGTCATAAAATACTTCGCCGGTGCCCAATCTTGTCAGTTGTATTTTGTGTAAATATTGATCCGGCAGGGAATCTTCGAATGTGAAATCCATTAAACCGATCAAATAAACCGGTTTCAATCGGTAGTCCCAACGATGTACTCCCGCCGGAGTCTGCTCCCTTATCAACGACGATGTATAATACACACATCTGTCTTTAAAATATTGCTGCCTCAGTCGCTGTACTTCAATAATGAATTGCTCGCCGTCGAGCCCTGTGCAGAACAGATCAAATATGGCCCTTCTATCTTCGAGAAGTTGACCAACATGTTCATTTTTACTATAAACCAGGTCGACGATATGCCTTTCCCCTAGAAAAAGCTGATTGAGAAAATCAATCAATAACTCTTTATGCGGCTCTGAACCGAATAACCTCTTAAACCCAAAATCCGTGAAAGGATCGATAAACCTGCCAATGGTATATTCCTGCATAAACAAGTGTGTGTGAAAAGTTCAAATATATTAAATCCCGCCGCCTCACTCAGAGATTCACAACGAACGGTCAAAAAATACCCATTTTATTTATCCAGCGACCTTTGCCAACAACGATGGTTTTTTCTCAATCTCAAATGTCAAACCATTGATTACACATTACGAATATCAGCTGTCGGACACAAGGACATTTCGCAGGTTTTATCCGTGAAAGCCGGGACTCACCCCGATCTGAACCAGAAACTCAACCGGACTGTCGGCGTGAAAGTCCGTGAGGAAGGCGGAATGGGCTCGGATTTCAACCTTTCGATCAATGGTCTGGCGGGAAAAGCGATTAAATTTTTCATCGACGGCGTACCTATGAAAGTAATGGCCAGCGCCACATTGAACAACATTCCGGTCAATCTGGCCGAACGGATGGAGGTCTACAAAGGCGTCGTCCCCCGATTGCTCGTCCAGGTCAAATCCTTCGGAATATTCTTGAACAGAAGCCTTAACTCTTAATTTGGAATTCATTCAATCCACTTGTTTAGAAGGTGGAATAATTGATTCTCAGCCGAACTATTTCGAATTGAGATTCTTCGCAGCAATCTAAGCGGGATAAGGTCGGTACTTTGTAGAAGAAGAATGGACAATGTTCATTCGGTTCATTTTTGCGTGCAACCAATGAACATTAATAATCAAAAGGAAAGAAGACAAAGTCAAGATAAACCCAGCTGCTTCATGAACAGCTCCTTATAATTACTCCCAATCGGAATTTCAGTGTCGTTAATGAACACCCTGTTTCCCTCAATATGATCGATTTTTGATTTATTGATAATAAAAGAGCGGTGGACACGAAGGAACATTGACTTCGGGACCAGCTCTTCAAAATTGGAGAATGTCATGGCAGGAAGCAGCGTGTTCTGTACCGTTTTGATCTTGGTATAGTTACCGTTTGCTTCTGCATACAGAAGGTCGTCGTGGCGGATTTTGTAGATTTTTCCGTCTGTTTTGATAAATATAAAATCTTCGGTTTTCGGATCTGTATTTTCTTGAAAAATAACCGGAGTAGGATTCAGTTTTTCAATGGCCTTATCAACGGCTACCATAAACCGCTCCATTGAAAACGGTTTCAGCAGGTAATCACAGGCCGAGAGGTCGAAAGCATCCAGCGCGTATTCCTTGTACGCGGTTGTGAAAATGATTTGCGGCGGGTTTTTCAGTGTTTTCAAGAACGAAATGCCATCCATTACCGGCATGTTAATATCCAGAAACAGTATGTCAACCTTCTGCTGCTGCATGACTGTCTTGGCTTCCAGCGCCATACCACAGGAAGCGACCACATTCAGGTACGGTAAATGCCCGCAATAATTCATGATAATATCCCGCGCAATGGGTTCATCGTCAACAATCAGGCAATTGAATATCTGCATGTTACTTAATTTTCAGTCTCAGGTTTACCGTATAT
The genomic region above belongs to Dyadobacter pollutisoli and contains:
- a CDS encoding iron chaperone, giving the protein MSANKPQTIDEYIAGFPKETQPVLEEIRKTIQKAAPEAEEIISYDMPTFTLGGSYLIYFAGWKKHVALYPVSGALLEELGEELSKYKGTKGSVHFPLDKPMPLDLITRIVKIRMRDEPVRSQSK
- a CDS encoding T9SS type A sorting domain-containing protein, with translation MKKLLLVLPFLLVSATIHAQSIGPQTINTTGGKANVGTLYLDWSVGEIAVTTIGSSEIQLSQGLLQPDAAYPFPVTLIYFTGKAVGQQNELSWATSEETNNDYFEVERSSNGINFATLGRVSGAGNHNVRKTYSMTDPSPYPHTYYRLKQVDYDGTTSYSSIIYVKQAAAQRFSLYPNPTGGTLNLAIKEGATSLHIVIYDFNGREMLQKTYFPASVMSIDIHHLIKGKYIMKVERGPEEVWSAPFLKL
- a CDS encoding arylsulfatase gives rise to the protein MHRTKLFSCLLIASITVSGLLAWKSRDIQRENRAEPKRPNIIVILADDMGYSDLGCYGGEIKTPNIDYLAQNGLRYRQFYNTSRCCPTRASLLTGLYNQQAGIGKMTEAENQPGYQGHLTENTVTLAEVLKTAGYQTAMTGKWHVSNTFTQKDPQEQLAWLNHHKDFGPFSPINQYPTSRGFDKFFGTIWGVVDFFDPFSLVNGTEPVKTVPADYYHSDAINDTTVSYIKEFSKSNKPFFIYVAQNAPHWPLMAKPKDIEKYKDTYKVGWDVIRQARYKKMVQLGLIDPAKTKLSDNAKGAIKWEDNPTKEWDAAAMAVHAAMIDNMDQGIGRVINTLKQTGELDNTLILFLTDNGASPENCANYGPGFDRPNETRDGRKIVYAIQKQVMPGPQTSYASIGQRWAGVANTPFRYWKAESFEGGINSPLIAFWPKGITAEKGSYSDQPGHVMDLMRTFCEIGGAAYPSTFQGKQITPTMGTSLVPSFNGKKGGGHKELFNEHFGARYARSGNWKLVSPAADSTWHLYDLAVDRTETNDLAAKHPEKVKQLSALWQNWAVTHQVFPKPQRQALK
- a CDS encoding Rpn family recombination-promoting nuclease/putative transposase, with translation MQEYTIGRFIDPFTDFGFKRLFGSEPHKELLIDFLNQLFLGERHIVDLVYSKNEHVGQLLEDRRAIFDLFCTGLDGEQFIIEVQRLRQQYFKDRCVYYTSSLIREQTPAGVHRWDYRLKPVYLIGLMDFTFEDSLPDQYLHKIQLTRLGTGEVFYDKLGYTFIEMPKFSKTESELVTELDNWFFLLKNLSKLDKIPVFLRKPVFSKLFNIAEVCKLNKAEKMAYDASLKYKWDWANSLDYIQKEGFEKGVQEGMEKGIEQGIAEGKLEEKMTVARSMKKKGLSNSLIAELLELSVDEVERLEA
- a CDS encoding TonB-dependent receptor produces the protein MKSSNILNPAASLRDSQRTVKKYPFYLSSDLCQQRWFFLNLKCQTIDYTLRISAVGHKDISQVLSVKAGTHPDLNQKLNRTVGVKVREEGGMGSDFNLSINGLAGKAIKFFIDGVPMKVMASATLNNIPVNLAERMEVYKGVVPRLLVQVKSFGIFLNRSLNS
- a CDS encoding LytR/AlgR family response regulator transcription factor, with product MQIFNCLIVDDEPIARDIIMNYCGHLPYLNVVASCGMALEAKTVMQQQKVDILFLDINMPVMDGISFLKTLKNPPQIIFTTAYKEYALDAFDLSACDYLLKPFSMERFMVAVDKAIEKLNPTPVIFQENTDPKTEDFIFIKTDGKIYKIRHDDLLYAEANGNYTKIKTVQNTLLPAMTFSNFEELVPKSMFLRVHRSFIINKSKIDHIEGNRVFINDTEIPIGSNYKELFMKQLGLS